The following are from one region of the Marinilabiliales bacterium genome:
- a CDS encoding sugar ABC transporter ATP-binding protein has product MENSESTAIPVLEARNISKEFSGNYALIDVNLKVYPGKVNALVGENGAGKSTLMKIFAGVYTGYTGEVLYREEMVSFRSTAEAQASGIAIIHQELNLVHNMTVAENIFLGREPLTRIGLTDYRKMHEVAAELMRRLHLDVDPGTPVYQLRTGQQQLVEIARALHFDSRVLIMDEPTSSLSESETALLFRIIRGLKEKGVAIIYISHKIDELLDIADNFTALKDGRVTGSMDITRNIVSDDIIRMMVGRDIMMRERRAGAANGHVDGREAGKELLRVSNLVFRNPRLKPEFLVNDVSFSLDRGEILGVSGLMGAGRTEMLEAIFGLHCKYVSGNISVEGSPVRINSVQDAIRAGMALVPEDRQLQGLIMEMDVAANTTLVSLKKVLSLGFIDRKKEMQLCRRFREKLNIRLASFEQEVATLSGGNQQKVVIAKWLAAGPKILLLDEPTRGVDIGAKQEIYNIIEELAAGGMGIILVSSELPEILSLCDRILVFSSSRLTATLTREEATEEVIMKAATANL; this is encoded by the coding sequence ATGGAGAATAGCGAATCAACCGCCATACCGGTACTTGAAGCCCGGAATATCTCAAAGGAATTTTCCGGCAACTATGCATTGATTGATGTTAACCTTAAGGTCTATCCCGGAAAGGTGAACGCCCTCGTGGGCGAGAATGGTGCAGGCAAATCGACGCTTATGAAGATCTTTGCCGGGGTTTACACCGGGTATACAGGAGAGGTGCTGTACCGGGAAGAAATGGTCAGTTTCCGAAGTACGGCCGAGGCCCAGGCAAGCGGAATTGCTATTATTCACCAGGAGCTGAACCTTGTCCATAACATGACCGTTGCCGAGAACATCTTTCTCGGCAGGGAGCCGCTTACGCGGATCGGACTGACAGATTACAGGAAGATGCATGAAGTGGCCGCGGAGCTGATGCGGAGGCTTCACCTCGATGTTGATCCCGGCACTCCCGTCTACCAGTTGCGTACGGGTCAGCAACAGCTTGTTGAAATAGCCCGGGCCCTGCACTTTGATTCAAGGGTCCTCATTATGGATGAGCCCACCTCTTCGCTGAGCGAGAGCGAGACCGCGCTGCTTTTCAGGATTATCAGGGGACTGAAGGAGAAGGGGGTGGCTATAATATACATTTCCCACAAGATTGATGAGCTTCTTGATATAGCCGATAATTTTACCGCGCTCAAAGACGGCCGGGTTACCGGCAGCATGGATATAACCAGGAACATTGTAAGCGACGACATCATCAGGATGATGGTGGGCCGCGACATCATGATGAGGGAAAGGAGAGCCGGTGCTGCTAATGGTCACGTAGATGGCAGGGAAGCCGGTAAAGAACTGCTGAGGGTCTCCAACCTGGTGTTCAGGAACCCCAGGCTCAAGCCGGAGTTTCTGGTAAACGATGTCAGCTTCAGCCTTGACCGTGGGGAGATACTGGGGGTTAGCGGACTGATGGGGGCTGGCCGTACGGAAATGCTGGAGGCTATTTTCGGTCTTCATTGTAAATATGTATCGGGCAACATTTCAGTTGAAGGCAGTCCCGTCAGGATAAACAGCGTTCAGGACGCCATCAGGGCCGGTATGGCGCTTGTGCCGGAGGACAGGCAGCTGCAGGGACTTATAATGGAGATGGATGTTGCAGCAAACACCACCCTGGTCAGCCTGAAAAAAGTGCTGTCACTGGGTTTCATTGACCGGAAAAAAGAGATGCAGCTATGCAGACGGTTCAGGGAGAAGCTGAACATAAGGTTGGCGTCGTTCGAACAGGAGGTGGCAACCCTGAGCGGCGGCAACCAGCAGAAGGTGGTGATTGCCAAATGGCTTGCCGCCGGTCCGAAAATTCTTTTACTTGACGAACCTACCCGCGGCGTTGATATCGGAGCCAAACAGGAGATATATAATATCATTGAAGAACTTGCCGCAGGCGGTATGGGCATAATCCTGGTCTCATCAGAACTGCCCGAGATTCTTTCGTTATGCGACAGGATACTGGTGTTTTCCTCCTCACGGCTTACAGCAACGCTGACAAGGGAGGAGGCCACCGAAGAGGTCATTATGAAAGCGGCCACGGCAAACCTTTAA